TCAAAGTTAGAACTCTAGAAGATCCGCATATGCATCCAAGCTTGAGCCGACCAAATCAACGATCGCCCAACTCGTATTACCCTTGAAAGTCCGCGCCCAGACGCGGACAATCGCAACACTAAGCTGCCGTACCTTGTAAGGATTCGCCATGAACTCCATATCCGGTGCACCAGGCGGATCAACAGCCATTTCGGTTTCATCCATCATGCTTTTGATCCACAATAGCAACTTCCGCTCGTGCTCCGACAATCGTTGCTCAGACTGCGTTGTGGGAATGGCAAGTAGCCAGCGACTGAGAAGGAAAGCGCATTCCAGACTACAGAGCGAATGCTGAATGCTCCAGAAGAATGAGTGTGTCCTGGCCACAAAGTCAATTCCCAGTCGTACTGGGATTGAAAGAGCATGGGCTGAGTGCAGGAGCGCCATAATCAGCCGTGGGCTACGTGCGATGGCAGGGGATTCAATCAAAGCTGCTGCAATTTGGGCTGGATCTTGTGTGATAAGGTGGCGGCATGGTCCCAAGTCAACATGTAAACGGATGTAGGCGAGACCCAACAGAGCTGTGGAAGTGAATGCAATTGGACCGGCTGGATTCTGCGGATCGATGCTGGATTCGGGTGTGCGCTTCCATAGAGCCTTCCAAGCACTCAATGAATTATCCAGTACATTCAAATCGTCAGGTCTCAAACTAGTGCCCTGCATATGAGGTGCGGAAAGACAGAGCTGTCGGGCAAAGAAAATCTGTTGGATGATGGCGTGGATGAGGATATAGTTCCCAAGGGGGGATATGGGTGCCGACGGAATTGACATGAACGATTTCAGGAAGAGTCTGGCAAAAGCGTCTTGGAAAGGCACGTCTGATCCCTGCCTGGTGCGAACGCGGCGCCATTGTGGGGCATTGCTTGCTTTCCAGAGCTCGTGAGAACACGGCATGTTTAACTTCAACTCCCCGTTCAAAACCAAAGGAGGGATGTTATACATGATCGAGTGGAGGTTGAAGAAACAGTACACAATAAGCTTCGTGCGTCTGTTACCTTCTCTCCGTACCCACTCCTCCCAGATAATAGGGTCTGGGGTAGGAGGTGGTTCAGACAAGCCATGTTCacgcacaagcctcgccaAAGTACTCTGGAGCGAGAGAATCTCCCGCAAGAGTTCTGGATGTCGTTCCCAGGATGCGAAGACAGTCAGCAACAGAAACGTCCGAATCACCTCCATGTGAGCATCTGAATCATCCGGTGTGAATATTGATGCATTGAGTGGTGTGTTTAGCATTTGCTGGTGTTGTTGGAAAGGGCTGCTCGCCGTGTTAGAAATCATCGATGAGCCACGAGAGTTGGTAAACCCAGATGGTGGGGATATATAGTTCCATGATGGCTGAGGCACCTGCTTGCTGTCTCGCCGACGGAGTCGCTCCAATAAAACTGCTTTTGCTGCATGGAAAAGATCGATGCCCCGGCTGTTTTCAAACCGATAGTGTGAACCAGCAGCTGCCAGCGCTAGCGTAAGTTCAGGGGAAGTTTTAGCAACCGATAGCGTGGGGACATGTATAAATGGAAGATGTTCGTTCAATCCGTTGATATACCCGGCGAAGAACCGGGATAGAGCATGCCGCGATGGCGGAACAAATCCTTTCGGGAGAACATACGAAAATTCTTCAAGTTTCGAGATGAACGCTTGGCGGTCTGAATTAGAGATGTCCCACGCTGGCCGTGTGCTCTCATCGGCAAGGCCGATACGATCGTCCATTTCGTGAGATTCCGGTTGTAGTGATGGCAGCCGGGATCCAAAATTCGAGAAGGACGGGTGATCTTCCGCGGGGCCCCGCGGATCATTCATGATATCCCCGCCAAGCCGTGTTGGCATCGTCTCACGGGGCGGTTTCGAATCGATCGTCATACCTGGCGGTAGCATGGACTCTTCAACCGACGAGAACACGCCTGAGTCCCAGTCAGACGAGAGACCCACACTTTCCAGGAAAACCGTAAAATCCTGAACAGGGTCCCCAAGATCAGTGAGATCGAGAATCGAAGGCTCTACACCATAGGTATCGGCAATTGCCCTCTCCTGAACATGGGGAAGTGTTTGTGATATAGAAGCAGCTGTGTGTGGCGGTTTTCTCATGGACTCTAGAGTCTCCTGTTGACCCTCCAAAGCGACATGGCTTGCGGCATGAGATAAAAGATTTAAATCATATCCCCACGAGGGATTGAAGTGGGGTGTATCTATAATCGATGGAGTCTGGACTTGGACCTCATGCGGTGGAGGCTGAGGCACTTGGGTGTGGACTGGAATGGCATCTGCAAGCTCTAACATGCGCGACTCATGATGGGCGGGTTGGATGAGGTTGGACTGGATGGGGATCTCATGGTTGTTTTCGTGAACATTCTGAACCCGATGTTCTCGACTGGCTGCACTTTCGGCAGGGTGGACTAATCGCTCATGACGCACTAGAAGGTCACTGCAAAATTACGTTGATAAGCGATTGGCATTCTATTCCGGGAATTAAGCGCAATAGGAACCTACCTGCGAGCGAAAGATTTAGAGCAAATGTCACATGAAAAGGGTTTCTCCTTTGTATCTGTTGTCCTACATTAGATGGATTCCAAAGAGCCGGGAGCAAGAGGGGGTTACTCAACGGGTGCGGAGATGGCGTTGGAGATGCTCTAAGCGAGCAAAAGATCGGCTGCAATATTCACATGATAGGGACTTTCGGTGAGCAGcccctttctttttcgacTTGGCAGATTTTTCGTCCTCCATcgttttttggggggttttgggGGTGGAATGGGGGAGCGCACTAGAGAGGGGAAGAATTTGAGGCCGCGGGCTGTTTGAGCGGGGAAATTGAACTAAAACCCCCACAGTGAGGGGACGGTCACGTGCTGTATAGAGCGACATGTATGGGCTACAAGTATACAAGCACATGAAATTCTTATTCCTCTATTCTACATATGTGAAATAGTCTGATCCTCTTACTCTATGGCCTAAAAATCGTTGGAGATGAGCCTAGTGCTTGCTGCTGATGCCCAGGCCGGGTATGCACGCGCTCGGGTCTCCACTGGTGCGGAGAGCGTTGTATGATTGAAAATTACCCGGCATAGATAGAGTTAGCTGAAATTTACATTTGAAGCATTGCTGGGATGGATTTTATGTCCATAGCAACGTGGGTTATGTGAAAACCTCCAGGTAAAGGCCATAGGGCTCCCGTTAAAAATGCCCTATTACTTTGTTCGCACGCAGCAGAGAGAAACCGCAGATACTTCATCGGGCTTTCACTTTCTTTTACGTCGAGTGAAGTAGTGTGTGTATACAGAGCAAAATCAGATGTACAAGAGGATGGTAGTTCTTGACGTTCTATAGCAACTAGTATGAAGCAGATAGAACAGATTGCCTGGCATTTACTCGGTGTACTATCATActttctatgttgtacttcgtAGACACAGTCTTGATCTTTAATTGAGCTCAATAGATACCCACTAGCATTGAAATGTATATCAACTAGAATGATCTGTTTAAGACAAGCTTTTGCTTTGGTTGGGCAGTTTCACCTCATAGAGCCAGTGTTTTTCTTGCGGGGGCTCTTACGCTCTCGTGCACTTTTGCCGTACTCTGGCTGAAATGGGATTGAAAAATATTTCAGTGTGACATGGATGATCTAAGGTGATCATTTTACTGAAATCTCCTCTGAGTTAGGAAGAGCCATTGCAGCCGAGAGGATGGTAGTATCAGCTCCAGCTTTTCTGTAGTGCTGCTACCACCGAGTGTTCAGAATTCAGGACAAACTGCACCCGTTTTGGGCGGCTGATCCACTGTAGGATACTAGATGTGTCTCATCAGAGCATAACACACTAGCTCCTGTCTTAGAATGGGAACTTGcagttcttcatcttcagCCCACGTACAAAGATTTAAGAGACATGAGAGCCATGGGCCAGTATCTACGGGCAATATCTTTAGGTTCATCGCTACCATTTAATTCAGTACAAATATTTTTCTGCCTTTCTTCTCAAATGTAAATCCTAAAAGTGTGCCAGATGCCAATGTTGTGGGTAGATATTTAGGCATCGGCAAAAACAACCTCTAGAAACCGTATATATGTTGCTACATAGGGCAAGGGGGTGGCAATCTGTAATCTGCAGCTTATAAACCTTATCAAAGTCTCCGAGCACAGCCGTTGACTTCAAAAGTAAAGAAAATGGCAATGCGATAGGCTCACAGGGTTAAATGGACCAACTAAATAAGCGGAGCGCCTAGTTATTTAACCTGCTACttgctactccgtactccgtacaaatcTACAAACGCAAGTGCATAAGAGCAGCTAGTATTCGGAAATCCTCTTAGGTAGCCTGGTGCCATAAATAACTTGGTAAAATACATCTTTATAACCAAAGTGGATTTTGAGAAAAAATTGAGTCTGAGAATCGAAAGGTAGATGAGACAGCTCAGAGATAAAAACGCATGGAGTAAACATGTTAGTCCCCCTTGATACGGGCGACCAGACCCCCAAGGCTACATGTACCACCTTAGTCAGAGAACTTCCGATGTTCCAGCCGGAGGTTTCATATCTCAACTCCAGGAACCTTCATCTCTTAAACCTTTAAATTTCCTCCGATTCTTGTTTCTGTCAATCTCCTTTTCATTCCCAAGTGGGGAGTTGTGATCTCGACAACCCGATCCGAAC
Above is a window of Penicillium digitatum chromosome 2, complete sequence DNA encoding:
- a CDS encoding Zinc finger, C2H2-type/integrase, DNA-binding, with product MEDEKSAKSKKKGAAHRKSLSCEYCSRSFARLEHLQRHLRTHTKEKPFSCDICSKSFARSDLLVRHERLVHPAESAASREHRVQNVHENNHEIPIQSNLIQPAHHESRMLELADAIPVHTQVPQPPPHEVQVQTPSIIDTPHFNPSWGYDLNLLSHAASHVALEGQQETLESMRKPPHTAASISQTLPHVQERAIADTYGVEPSILDLTDLGDPVQDFTVFLESVGLSSDWDSGVFSSVEESMLPPGMTIDSKPPRETMPTRLGGDIMNDPRGPAEDHPSFSNFGSRLPSLQPESHEMDDRIGLADESTRPAWDISNSDRQAFISKLEEFSYVLPKGFVPPSRHALSRFFAGYINGLNEHLPFIHVPTLSVAKTSPELTLALAAAGSHYRFENSRGIDLFHAAKAVLLERLRRRDSKQVPQPSWNYISPPSGFTNSRGSSMISNTASSPFQQHQQMLNTPLNASIFTPDDSDAHMEVIRTFLLLTVFASWERHPELLREILSLQSTLARLVREHGLSEPPPTPDPIIWEEWVRREGNRRTKLIVYCFFNLHSIMYNIPPLVLNGELKLNMPCSHELWKASNAPQWRRVRTRQGSDVPFQDAFARLFLKSFMSIPSAPISPLGNYILIHAIIQQIFFARQLCLSAPHMQGTSLRPDDLNVLDNSLSAWKALWKRTPESSIDPQNPAGPIAFTSTALLGLAYIRLHVDLGPCRHLITQDPAQIAAALIESPAIARSPRLIMALLHSAHALSIPVRLGIDFVARTHSFFWSIQHSLCSLECAFLLSRWLLAIPTTQSEQRLSEHERKLLLWIKSMMDETEMAVDPPGAPDMEFMANPYKVRQLSVAIVRVWARTFKGNTSWAIVDLVGSSLDAYADLLEF